The window TGGCGCAGAACGAGCTTTATTCGTCAGTGCAAGAGAATGGGAGTCCCGTGCGGTTGAAGAACCAGCAACGGAAGCTGTGATCCGTGGTCCTAGGGACGGATTTACGGAAAACCTGCGGACCAATACCAGTCTCATTCGCAGGAGATTGAAAACCCCCCAGCTCAAAATGGAAGCGATGAAAGTAGGACGGTTATCAAGAACTGAGGTCGTCATTACTTACTTGGATCATATTGCTGATGAAGCTCTGGTGGCGGAGGTTCGTGAAAGAATCGGCAGGATTGATATCGATGCGATTCTCGAAAGCGGATATATCGAGGAATTAATTGAAGACACTCCGCGTTCCATTTTCCCCCAGGTGCAGAGCACGGAAAGACCGGATAAAGTCGTTGGCAATTTATTGGAAGGGAAAGTAGCGATTATCATCGATAATACGCCTTTTGCCCTGTATGTTCCGGTTACCTTTTATGAAATGCTGCAGGCAAGTGAAGATTATTATGGGCGCTTTATGATTTCGACGGCGATCCGTTGGATACGCTTTTTGTTTTTGGTAATTGCCCTGTTTTTGCCATCTCTCTATATTGCTTTATTAACATTTCATCAGGAATTGGTTCCGTCAACCCTGTTATACAGTGTGGCTTCCTCCCGTGAAACGGTCCCCTTTCCAGCTATTGTCGAAGCCTTGCTAATGGAAGTAGCCTTTGAAGGATTGCGGGAAGCTGGTGTGCGTTTGCCTAGGCCGGTAGGACAGTCGGTGAGTATAGTCGGAGCTTTGGTAATTGGTCAGGCCGCTGTTCAGGCGGGCATTGTTTCCGCACCCATGGTTATTGTCGTATCCATCACCGGTATCGCTTCTTTTATCATTCCCAGCTTCAGCCAGGCGGTCGCGATCAGATTGCTGCGTTTTCCCATGATGTTTTTAGCGGGATCACTGGGATTATATGGCATACTATTAGGCATATTGTTTATCATGAGCCATATGTGCCGCCTTCGCTCATTCGGCATGCCCTATTTGTCACCTTTGGCCCCTTTACATTTTGGTGACTTTAAAGATGTGCTTGTACGGGCGCCTTGGTGGAGTATGACGAATCGACCGGAAGAAGGCGCAAAAAGAAACCCGCAGCGAATGAAAAGGTCCATGCGTCCCGGTCAGCCGAACCGCAAGGAGTAGGATTTTCTACGGAAGGGTAATGTTGGATGAAAACACGAATTTTATTGGGATTGATCCTTTTGACGATGCCGATTCTCTCGGGCTGCTGGAGCCGGATTGAGGTCAATGACCTTGCATTTGTAACCGCGGCAGGAATCGATAAGATGGAGGATGGCAAAATCCGTTTAGCGCTGCAAGTGGCTATTCCGAGAATGTTAGGTGCTGCGGGTCAAGGAGGCTTTGGCGGGGAAAAAGATATAGGAACTAAAGCTGTATGGATTGTTTCAGAAAAGGGAGAAACGATTCTGGATGCCTATCGGAGACTCCAGGAGAAACTGCCGCGCCGAATTTTCTTTTCCCACAGCGGTATTATTATTATTGGCGATCAAATGGCTCGAGGCGGTGTTTCACCGATACTCGATTTTTTTATAAGACAACGGGAAGCGCGTATGCGCAGTTACATCATATTCACAAAAGGGGAATCTTTAAATATTCTCAAGTTTATCCCCAAACTCGAAAAAATACCGGCTGAAATCATGAGAGAACAAGTGAAACAGCACATTGGTGTAAGGATAAATTTGAAGGATTTTGTCCATATGCTGGTGACAGAAGGTGTGGAACCGGTTGCTGCTGAAATGGAACTCGCTTCTTCGAACTTAGCAAATGAAGAGGATTCCAAGGCGCCATCTCCGTCAAATTTGGAAACCAACCTGTCGGTCAAAGGATCAGCGATATTCAAGAAGGATAGATTAGTCGGTTGGATGAATGATTTAGAGACGAGAGGAGTTCTTTGGCTTCGCAAGGAAATGAAAACGGGCGTTGTCACCGTAAACATTCCGAAGGAAAAGGGAAATGGAAAAATAAGTGTTTTAATATTGAAGGCAAAGACTCAAATCACTCCGATTCTTAGGAATGGAGAATTAAACATGGAAGTGAAAGTGAGAGCTGAGAACGAACTTTATGAGAATAACTCGAAATTGGATGTCAGTGATCCTAAAGTGATTCAGTTTGTGGAAAATGAATTGGAAGAGGATCTCAAACAAAGAATCCAAATCGTACTCGATATGGCGCAAAAAAAATTCGAATCAGATATTTTCGGATTTGGCATTGAAGTGGAACGGAGATATCCAAAAGAGTGGAAGAA is drawn from Paenibacillus sp. V4I7 and contains these coding sequences:
- a CDS encoding spore germination protein; translation: MGKGSLGWLKSLVASKRKPANFLEQSSTILAEPLESNLLSTDLLQNVGQLKTIFDRSSDIVFREFQVGATQKGTLLFLDGLVNMKLIDDDVIKPLLEYGKNNLTQPIFRYEEMENLLRNQVISAAQVSSGANFQDVIDHVLSGDTALILDGAERALFVSAREWESRAVEEPATEAVIRGPRDGFTENLRTNTSLIRRRLKTPQLKMEAMKVGRLSRTEVVITYLDHIADEALVAEVRERIGRIDIDAILESGYIEELIEDTPRSIFPQVQSTERPDKVVGNLLEGKVAIIIDNTPFALYVPVTFYEMLQASEDYYGRFMISTAIRWIRFLFLVIALFLPSLYIALLTFHQELVPSTLLYSVASSRETVPFPAIVEALLMEVAFEGLREAGVRLPRPVGQSVSIVGALVIGQAAVQAGIVSAPMVIVVSITGIASFIIPSFSQAVAIRLLRFPMMFLAGSLGLYGILLGILFIMSHMCRLRSFGMPYLSPLAPLHFGDFKDVLVRAPWWSMTNRPEEGAKRNPQRMKRSMRPGQPNRKE
- a CDS encoding Ger(x)C family spore germination protein, giving the protein MKTRILLGLILLTMPILSGCWSRIEVNDLAFVTAAGIDKMEDGKIRLALQVAIPRMLGAAGQGGFGGEKDIGTKAVWIVSEKGETILDAYRRLQEKLPRRIFFSHSGIIIIGDQMARGGVSPILDFFIRQREARMRSYIIFTKGESLNILKFIPKLEKIPAEIMREQVKQHIGVRINLKDFVHMLVTEGVEPVAAEMELASSNLANEEDSKAPSPSNLETNLSVKGSAIFKKDRLVGWMNDLETRGVLWLRKEMKTGVVTVNIPKEKGNGKISVLILKAKTQITPILRNGELNMEVKVRAENELYENNSKLDVSDPKVIQFVENELEEDLKQRIQIVLDMAQKKFESDIFGFGIEVERRYPKEWKNKYKEHWEEEFPKLKVNIIANMTVNRTGLTNKPLILKVKESEK